One window of Pleurodeles waltl isolate 20211129_DDA chromosome 3_1, aPleWal1.hap1.20221129, whole genome shotgun sequence genomic DNA carries:
- the LOC138285255 gene encoding apolipoprotein A-IV-like: MELAAWLEIPMPEAPLKLKMFLKAIGVVLAFLAITGSCLDVGTDEMEDGFWDYLNELRSSAKEAAQQIQESQISKQFNTLLQENLQDVPLYAAQLQSQLVPLTTQFHAKLSQDSEKLKEQIRLELEELRLKVSPYADDIHKQLNKNIEELQLKLTPYAVELASRLQENAEEIHQRLTPYAEELGTRVQKNAEELHLKLTPYTEEFQAKLKENVDNFQAALTPIADELEARLQENVEHLQAVIKPYAEDLETKLLEKVDSLQTALSPYAEQLQAKLHDSVADLHLAFTPYADELQGKIGEKVQQMKKNLSPYSDEFLVKIEQSVEELQKHLTPYVQNVQESLNQQFKIMTFQMQKNIDDMSTEFSDNMEDLRQQIIFSTYQIKEKLYLDDFGHSLAPYLEDFNKKVNQRFEDFNQSASPYGEDLKKMIILRAEDIKRKLDPYTAQVQEQLDMFEEGVIDKIKSFLNRKTQT; encoded by the exons ATGGAGTTAGCAGCATGGCTGGAG ATTCCAATGCCTGAAGCTCCTTTGAAGCTGAAGATGTTTCTGAAAGCCATTGGCGTTGTGTTGGCTTTCCTAGCCATTACAG GGTCCTGCCTAGATGTGGGCACTGATGAGATGGAAGATGGCTTCTGGGACTACTTAAACGAACTACGTAGCAGTGCTAAGGAGGCAGCACAACAAATCCAAGAATCGCAAATTAGCAAACAGTTCAA CACCCTACTCCAAGAAAATCTCCAAGATGTTCCTCTCTATGCTGCACAACTACAAAGCCAGCTTGTTCCATTGACCACTCAGTTCCATGCAAAGCTCTCCCAAGACTCAGAGAAACTAAAGGAGCAGATACGTCTGGAGCTGGAGGAGTTGCGCTTGAAGGTGTCAccttatgcagatgatatccacAAGCAGCTTAACAAGAACATTGAGGAGCTACAACTGAAGCTGACTCCATATGCTGTGGAGCTTGCTAGTCGGCTCCAGGAAAATGCAGAGGAGATTCATCAGAGGCTCACCCCatatgctgaggaacttggcactCGTGTCCAGAAAAATGCTGAGGAGCTTCATCTCAAGCTCACTCCATACACTGAGGAGTTTCAAGCCAAACTCAAGGAAAATGTGGATAACTTCCAGGCAGCACTAACTCCGATTGctgatgagctagaggccagactTCAGGAAAATGTCGAACACCTCCAGGCAGTGATCAAGCCATATGCTGAGGATCTTGAGACCAAACTCCTGGAAAAGGTGGACAGCCTCCAGACTGCACTCTCCCCATATGCTGAACAGCTTCAAGCCAAACTACATGACAGTGTGGCTGACTTGCATTTGGCCTTTACCCCGTATGCTGATGAACTTCAGGGAAAGATTGgtgaaaaagtgcagcagatgaagAAGAATCTGAGCCCTTACAGTGATGAGTTCCTGGTAAAGATTGAGCAGAGCGTTGAGGAGTTGCAGAAGCATTTGACACCATATGTACAGAATGTCCAAGAAAGCCTCAACCAACAGTTCAAGATTATGACCTTCCAGATGCAGAAAAATATAGATGATATGAGTACCGAGTTCTCTGACAATATGGAAGACTTGAGACAGCAAATAATCTTTTCTACTTACCAAATCAAGGAGAAACTTTACTTGGATGACTTTGGGCACAGTTTAGCACCGtacttggaagactttaacaaaaAGGTGAACCAGAGGTTCGAGGATTTCAACCAGTCAGCTTCCCCATATGGAGAGGATCTTAAAAAAATGATCATCCTGAGAGCTGAAGACATAAAGCGGAAGCTGGATCCATACACTGCTCAAGTCCAGGAGCAGTTGGACATGTTTGAAGAAGGTGTGATAGATAAGATCAAATCTTTCTTGAACAGGAAAACCCAGACTTAG